The following is a genomic window from Pseudomonas sp. FP2335.
AGCGCATTGAGGCGCTCCATCAATCGAGGCAGTAACGCCATCTCACCCAGGTCAGACAGTGCCAGCCGAAATTGCCGCGTCGAATGGCTCGGCTCGAACTTTCGGGCTTCGGCCACCGACGCCTCAATGCATTGCGCAGCTTGCTTGAACCCGACGTACAACTGCGCTGCAAGCCTTGTGGGCTGCATGCCCTGACTATTGCGCACGAACAACGGATCGTCGAATTGCTCACGTAGTTTGCCCAAGCCGTAGCTGATGGACGGCTGCGTGACGAACAGTCGCTCAGCCGTCACCGTCAGGCTTTGGGTCTCGTACAGGGTGACAAAGGTGGTGATGAGGTTTAGGTCGAATTGGGCCATGGGCGCACCTGCATTACAATAAATGGTGTCTATGTTGAGCACCAAAAGAATTGATTTGATCGATTTTAATCGAATTTTTACAGTAGGGGTATTCGGACACACTTGGAATATCACCCCATGAAAACAATCCACTCTGCCGCCTATGGGCTGCTGCGTCGGCACGGCATGACCACCATTTTCGGCAACCCTGGTTCCAACGAACTGCCTTTTCTGAAGGATTTCCCGGAGGACTTCCAGTACGTCCTCGGCCTGCACGAAGGTGCCGTGGTGGGCATGGCGGATGGTTACGCGCTGGCGAGTGGCAAGCCTGCGTTCGTCAACCTTCACGCTGCGGCAGGCACGGGCAATGGTATGGGCGCGCTGACCAACTCTTGGTATTCCCACAGTCCGCTGGTGATCACCGCCGGTCAACAGGTGCGTTCGATGATCGGCGTCGAGGCGATGCTGGCCAACGTGGATGCGCCCCAACTGCCCAAGCCCCTGGTCAAATGGAGCTATGAACCGGCCACCGCACAAGACGTGCCGCGCGCGCTGAGCCAGGCGATCCATACCGCAAACACTTCGCCCAAAGCGCCGGTGTATCTGTCGATCCCCTACGACGACTGGGCAGAGCCTGCGCCATTGGGGGTGGAGCATCTGCTTGAGCGCGAGGTGCAGACCGCCGGTACGCCGGATGCGCGCCAGCTGGCCGCGCTGATCAAGCAATTGAACACGGCGAAAAATCCCGTGTTGGTCCTTGGCCCAGACGTCGATGCGACTCGCGCTAACGTGCATGCTGTGGCTCTGGCAGACAAACTGAAGCTACCGGTGTGGGTCGCGCCGTCTGCGTCGCGTTGCCCATTCCCGACGCGTCACCCCAGCTTTCGCGGTGTGTTGCCCGCAGCCATTGCGGGCATCAGCAAGACACTCGACGGCCACGACCTGATCGTCGTTGTCGGGGCTCCCGTGTTCCGTTACCACCAGTTTGCGCCGGGTGAGTACCTGCCTGCCGGCGCTCGCCTGCTGCACCTCACCTCCGACCCCCAGGAAGCCGCGCGCGCACCCATGGGTGATGCACTGATCGGCGATATCGCCGAGACCCTGCGCTTGCTGGCAGACGGTGTTGCAGACCAGACCAAGGCGTATCCGGCGGCGCTCCCGGCTTTGCCGACGATGCAAGATGAGCCACACCATTTGCGCCCCGAAACCCTGTTCGATGTGCTCGACGCCGTCGCGCCGGCCGACACCATCTACGTCAAGGAATCCACCTCCACCACCAGTGCATTCTGGCAGCGGATGAATATGCGTCACCCAGGCAGCTATTACTTTCCGGCAGCTGGCGGGTTGGGCTTTGGATTGCCGGCCGCAGTCGGCGTGCAGATGGCGCAGCCCGATCGGCGTGTAGTCGCGCTGATTGGTGACGGTTCCGCCAACTACGGCATCACCGCACTCTGGACGGCTGCGCAGTACCACGTCCCGGTGGTGTTCATCATTCTCAAAAACGGTACCTACGGCGCGCTGCGCTGGTTTGCCGGCGTACTGAAGGTCGAGGACGCCCCTGGGCTGGACGTGCCTGGCCTGGATTTTTGCGCGATTGCCAAAGGCTACGGCGTCAAGGCGGTCCACACCGACACCCGCGCCAGCTTCGAGGCTGCCCTTAGAGCCGCGCTGGACTCCACCGAGCCCACCGTTATTGAAGTGCCCACCGTGACCATCCAACCGCATTGACACGATTTCGGGGCTGTTTAGCGCCCCGTTGCAACGCCCCTATAACAAAAACAAGAGACGTGATCATGATTCGAAAAAATGCGTTAGAGATTGTCGGTTCAGCGCCTTTGGGCAAGTTTCACTACGGTCTTTTATTCTGGTGCTCGTTGATCATGCTGTTTGATGGCTACGACCTGGTGATCTACGGCTCCGTGGTGCCGCGTTTGATGGAGCAGTGGTCGATTCCTCCGGTGCAGGCCGGTTGGATGGGCAGCGCCGCGTTGTTTGGCATGATGTTTGGTGCCGTGGTGATCGGTCCGTTGGCCGACCGTGTCGGGCGTCGCAAAATCATTCTTGGCGCCATTGTCTTTGCGAGTACCAGTGCGCTGGTGAACGCTTTCGCCTGGGATGTACCGAGTTTCACCGTGCTGCGGTTTTTGACCGGGGTCGGGCTGGGCGGCGCGATTCCCAATATCGTCGCCCTGATGAGCGACCTGTCGCCCACCACGCGCCGCAGTACCCTCACCACCATCATGCTCAGCTTCTATTCCATCGGCGCGATGATTTCGGCGTTGGTTGCCATGCTGATCATCCCCAAATTTGGCTGGGAGGCCACCTTCCTGATTGGCGGCTTGCCGCTGCTGTGCCTGCCGTGGATGTATCGCTACCTGCCTGAGTCGATGCCTTACTTGCTGGCTAAGGACAAGGCTGCCGCCAGTGTGCTGCTCAAGCGCATTGTGCCGAGTGTCGACAGCGCCGCCGTAAGTTTTGAAACGCCGGTAACCACCTCGTCGTCCCCCCCTCTGTCACGCCTGTTCACCGAGGGCCGCGCTGTAGGTACCGTGTTTCTATGGCTGGGCTTTGGCATGTGTTTGCTGATGGTGTATGGCCTCAACACCTGGCTGCCAAAAATCATGGTCGCCGGCGGCTACCCGCTGGGCTCCAGCCTGATGTTCCTGGTGACGCTCAATATTGGCGCAACCGCCGGGGCGTTGGGCGGTGGTTGGTTGGCGGACCGTTGGGGCTGCAAGCCCACGCTGATCCTGTTTTTCGCATTGGCCGTGGTGTCGCTGTGCACCCTTGGCATCAAGCCGGGGCCAGTGTTGCTCAATGTCATGTTGTTGATTGCCGGCGCGACCACCATTGGCACACTGGCGGTGATCCATGCGTTTGCCGCGCAGCAATACCCCAGTGAAATCCGCTCGACTGCGGTCAGTTGGTGCTCTGCGATTGGGCGCTTTGGTGGCGTCGCTGGCCCTGCGCTGGGCGGCCTCATGCTCAGCATGAACCTGCCCCTGCAACTGAATTTCATCTGCTGCGCCATCCCGGGGCTGATTGCGATTATCGCGATTGCCATGGTCAGGTCTCGTGCTCGCCGTTTGAACCAAACGGCAACCCAGCCTGCCCATTCCTGAATTCAAGCAACACTGTTTAAGGAAATATCACGTGAGTCAGAGCAACCGTAGCCCTTATCCGAATATGCATCTGCTGCCGATTGGCGGTGAGTGGCGCCAGGGCAGCGCCGGCAGTGTTTTGAATGTTACCGACCCTTACACGGGCGAAACCCTTTTGGACATTGTCCAGGCCGATCGCAATGATCTGGATCAGGCCTATGTGGCGGCTGAAAACGCCCAGGCGGCATGGGCGGCGCTGGGCCCCAACCAGCGTGCCGCGATCTTGCTCAAGGCCGTGCAGATATTCGACGAGCGCCGCGAAGAGATCATCGGCTGGATCATTCGCGAGTCCGGCAGTACCCGCATCAAGGCCCAGATCGAATGGGGCGCCGCGCGCGGCATAACCCAGGAGTCCGCGTCGTTTCCGTCCCGCGTGCACGGGCGAATCCTGCCGTCCAACGTGCCCGGCAAGGAAAACCGCGTCTACCGCGAGCCGCTGGGCGTAGTGGGGGTTATCAGCCCGTGGAACTTCCCGTTCCATCTCACCCAACGCTCTGTTGCACCGGCGCTGGCGCTGGGCAATGCGGTGGTGATCAAGCCTGCGAGCGACACCCCTGTGACTGGCGGGTTGCTGGCCGCGCGGATTTTTGAAGAGGCGGGCGTGCCCAAGGGCGTAATCAGTGTGCTGGTCGGCGCGGGTGCGCAAATCGGTGATGCGTTTGTTGAGCATGCGGTGCCCAAATTTATTTCGTTCACCGGTTCCACGCCGGTGGGTTTGAACATTGGGCGCATCGCCAGTGGCGGCAAATATCTGAAGCACGTGGCGTTGGAGCTGGGCGGCAACAGTCCCTTTGTGGTGCTGGCAGACGCCGATCTGGATCAAGCCGTGGCCGCCGCAGTGATGGGCAAGTTCCTGCACCAGGGCCAGATCTGCATGGCGATCAACCGCATCATTGTCGAGGATGGGCTGTACGACCGTTTCGTTGAGTCGTATGCGGCCAAAGTGAAGGCCTTGAAGGTGGGCAACCCCGACGAGGCTGACACGGTGATTGGCCCGATCATCAATCGCAAGCAACTGGACGGCCTGCTGGGCAAGGTCGCGCGCGCCAAGGAGGAGGGCGCCCGCACCGTGGTTGAGGGCCAGGCCCAGGGCAATCTGTTGCCGCCCCACGTGTTTGCAGATGTCACCGCCGATATGGAAATCGCCAGGGAAGAGATCTTCGGCCCTCTCGTCGGTATCCAGCGCGCCCGCGACGAAGCGCACGCGCTGGAGTTGGCCAATGACAGTGAATACGGCCTGTCCAGCGCCGTATTCACTCAAGACCTGGAGCGCGGCGCGCGCTTTGCTCGCCAGATCAAGGCGGGCATGACCCACGTCAATGACATCCCGGTGAACGATGAAGCTCACGCGCCCTTTGGCGGGGAGAAAAACTCTGGGCTCGGGCGGTTCAACGGTGAGTGGGCGATTCAAGAGTTCACTACCGACCATTGGGTCAGCGTGCAGATGACGCCGCGCACCTACCCCTTCTGATTCGACGTTACTTCTCTAGCTAACCGCCGTCCTTTTCAGCCGAAAAGGACCGCGTTCTGTCGCCTACAACAAAAATAATAAGTTGGGTTTATGTCAAACATGATGAAGTCAAAGTGCGGTGTGGCAGCCATTGGGTGCGTGACCTTGATGCAACCGTTGTTGGTCAGTGCGGATTTTCTGGCAGACAGCAAAACCACACTGGGGCTGCGCAACGCCTACATTGATCGGGATTTCAAGCAAAGCGACGCGCCCAAGTCGCGGGTGGGTAGTTGGACCCAAGGCTTCGACCTGCGCTTTATCTCCGGCTACACCGAAGGCCCGATTCAATTCGGCCTGGACAGCAGCGCGCAATGGGCTTACCGCCTGGATGGCGGCGGCGGGCGCGGCCCGGACAGTGTTATTCCGTATGACGCGAGCCGGGGTGAGCAGGTCAAGGCCTATGGGCGCTCCAGCGCGACGGCCAAGATTCGCGTATCGAAAACCGAACTTAAGGTCGGCGAGCTGCGCCCCATGTTGCCGGTGGCGTATGTCGATGACTCGCGCCAGCTGATTACCACCTACCAGGGCGCGTTGTTGGAATCCAGGGAAT
Proteins encoded in this region:
- the mdlC gene encoding benzoylformate decarboxylase, translated to MKTIHSAAYGLLRRHGMTTIFGNPGSNELPFLKDFPEDFQYVLGLHEGAVVGMADGYALASGKPAFVNLHAAAGTGNGMGALTNSWYSHSPLVITAGQQVRSMIGVEAMLANVDAPQLPKPLVKWSYEPATAQDVPRALSQAIHTANTSPKAPVYLSIPYDDWAEPAPLGVEHLLEREVQTAGTPDARQLAALIKQLNTAKNPVLVLGPDVDATRANVHAVALADKLKLPVWVAPSASRCPFPTRHPSFRGVLPAAIAGISKTLDGHDLIVVVGAPVFRYHQFAPGEYLPAGARLLHLTSDPQEAARAPMGDALIGDIAETLRLLADGVADQTKAYPAALPALPTMQDEPHHLRPETLFDVLDAVAPADTIYVKESTSTTSAFWQRMNMRHPGSYYFPAAGGLGFGLPAAVGVQMAQPDRRVVALIGDGSANYGITALWTAAQYHVPVVFIILKNGTYGALRWFAGVLKVEDAPGLDVPGLDFCAIAKGYGVKAVHTDTRASFEAALRAALDSTEPTVIEVPTVTIQPH
- a CDS encoding aldehyde dehydrogenase family protein, which encodes MHLLPIGGEWRQGSAGSVLNVTDPYTGETLLDIVQADRNDLDQAYVAAENAQAAWAALGPNQRAAILLKAVQIFDERREEIIGWIIRESGSTRIKAQIEWGAARGITQESASFPSRVHGRILPSNVPGKENRVYREPLGVVGVISPWNFPFHLTQRSVAPALALGNAVVIKPASDTPVTGGLLAARIFEEAGVPKGVISVLVGAGAQIGDAFVEHAVPKFISFTGSTPVGLNIGRIASGGKYLKHVALELGGNSPFVVLADADLDQAVAAAVMGKFLHQGQICMAINRIIVEDGLYDRFVESYAAKVKALKVGNPDEADTVIGPIINRKQLDGLLGKVARAKEEGARTVVEGQAQGNLLPPHVFADVTADMEIAREEIFGPLVGIQRARDEAHALELANDSEYGLSSAVFTQDLERGARFARQIKAGMTHVNDIPVNDEAHAPFGGEKNSGLGRFNGEWAIQEFTTDHWVSVQMTPRTYPF
- a CDS encoding aromatic acid/H+ symport family MFS transporter; amino-acid sequence: MIRKNALEIVGSAPLGKFHYGLLFWCSLIMLFDGYDLVIYGSVVPRLMEQWSIPPVQAGWMGSAALFGMMFGAVVIGPLADRVGRRKIILGAIVFASTSALVNAFAWDVPSFTVLRFLTGVGLGGAIPNIVALMSDLSPTTRRSTLTTIMLSFYSIGAMISALVAMLIIPKFGWEATFLIGGLPLLCLPWMYRYLPESMPYLLAKDKAAASVLLKRIVPSVDSAAVSFETPVTTSSSPPLSRLFTEGRAVGTVFLWLGFGMCLLMVYGLNTWLPKIMVAGGYPLGSSLMFLVTLNIGATAGALGGGWLADRWGCKPTLILFFALAVVSLCTLGIKPGPVLLNVMLLIAGATTIGTLAVIHAFAAQQYPSEIRSTAVSWCSAIGRFGGVAGPALGGLMLSMNLPLQLNFICCAIPGLIAIIAIAMVRSRARRLNQTATQPAHS